The Sphingobacterium bambusae genome includes a window with the following:
- a CDS encoding AraC family transcriptional regulator has translation MLGEKHQLEFTLLNIGYAEHHADWNWKDINSPFARIHLITKGTAKIHRGGKTYVLRENHVYLTPSYTPHSYECDGDFSLYYIHIYEKLEKKSSIFDLMHFPVEIQSDDLLNQLIERLKAINPKRELSIYDPKSYDNSSELIKNIAFQNTTPIALEFESQGIIKVLLARFYAFTEPKTKQADARVLRVLDYIHTNIHSAISIDKLAEISFLTKDHLIRSFKKQLNCTPGKYINRKKIEKAQLIMLLENPSIQELSYKLGFENVSYFNRLFKKLTGENPSAYKRRLAHHTDSR, from the coding sequence ATGCTGGGAGAAAAACATCAATTAGAATTTACACTATTAAATATCGGATATGCGGAGCATCATGCAGATTGGAACTGGAAGGACATCAACAGTCCGTTTGCACGGATTCATCTTATAACCAAAGGTACGGCAAAAATTCATCGTGGGGGCAAGACGTATGTTCTGCGGGAAAACCATGTATACCTGACACCTTCTTACACACCGCATAGTTACGAATGTGATGGCGATTTCTCTTTATATTATATACACATCTACGAAAAGCTAGAAAAGAAGTCCAGTATCTTCGACCTCATGCATTTTCCAGTAGAGATACAAAGTGATGATTTGCTAAACCAGCTTATCGAAAGGCTAAAAGCTATAAATCCAAAACGAGAACTTTCGATTTATGATCCGAAATCGTACGACAACTCTAGCGAACTCATCAAAAACATCGCATTCCAAAATACCACGCCTATCGCATTGGAATTTGAAAGCCAAGGTATCATAAAAGTACTACTTGCTCGATTTTATGCTTTCACCGAACCTAAAACAAAGCAAGCTGACGCACGCGTTTTGCGGGTGCTCGATTATATCCATACCAATATTCATTCGGCTATCAGCATTGATAAACTTGCAGAGATATCATTTTTAACCAAGGATCATCTGATTAGATCCTTCAAAAAACAGTTAAACTGTACGCCCGGAAAATACATCAACAGGAAAAAGATTGAGAAAGCTCAACTCATCATGTTATTGGAAAACCCCAGTATACAGGAGCTTTCCTATAAACTCGGGTTCGAAAACGTTTCGTATTTTAATCGTTTATTCAAGAAACTAACTGGAGAAAATCCCAGTGCATACAAAAGGAGGTTAGCACATCATACGGATAGTAGATAA
- a CDS encoding alpha-L-fucosidase, with product MNRRTMVKALGLGIPTLYLSKFTYGAENWGKVPFRPEWTSLESYQVPAWFKDAKFGLWAHWGPQCQPERGDWYARGMYQEGSDQYNFHVQKYGHPSKFGFKDVINEWTAENWDPESLMDLYKTTGAQYFMALANHHDNFDLYNSTHHAWNSTKLGPKKDIVQGWEKAAKRRGMRFGVSVHAAHAWTWYETAQRADKKGPLAGVPYDGKLKKEDGTGKWWNGYDPQGLYAQNHALSRNSEKDHTVHEQWHWDVNTGVNVPTESYCNNFRDRTIELIDNYNPDVVYFDDTALPLWPISNVGLEIAAHYYNQSQKLNKGKLQAVINGKILNEQQRKCMVWDIERGQSNRIEPEPWQTCTCIGAWHYDRRIYENGHYKSAKTVIHMLADVVSKNGNLLLSVPLRGDGSIDDKARKVVEGIADWMQVNAEAIIGTRPWHTFGEGPAQKEAPELHAQGFNEGKGKPFTQEDIRFTQKGKDVYAIVMGWPSERKISVASFANKPNSSKVNKVIMLGHKGKIVFSQNEAGLEITVPETAQINDIAIVFKLS from the coding sequence ATGAATAGAAGAACTATGGTAAAAGCTTTGGGCTTAGGTATACCAACACTATATCTGAGTAAGTTTACTTACGGAGCTGAAAATTGGGGAAAGGTACCCTTCAGACCAGAGTGGACTTCCCTTGAAAGCTATCAAGTTCCCGCTTGGTTCAAGGATGCAAAATTCGGATTATGGGCACACTGGGGACCACAATGCCAACCGGAAAGGGGCGATTGGTACGCCCGCGGTATGTATCAAGAAGGATCCGATCAATATAATTTTCATGTTCAAAAGTATGGTCACCCTTCAAAATTTGGATTTAAGGATGTTATAAATGAATGGACAGCGGAAAATTGGGATCCAGAGTCGCTCATGGATCTCTATAAGACGACGGGCGCACAATATTTTATGGCACTGGCCAATCACCATGATAATTTTGATCTTTATAACAGCACGCACCATGCTTGGAACAGCACCAAACTTGGACCGAAAAAAGATATCGTTCAAGGCTGGGAAAAAGCTGCAAAAAGAAGAGGTATGCGATTCGGTGTTAGTGTACACGCGGCACATGCTTGGACCTGGTACGAAACCGCACAACGCGCCGACAAAAAGGGACCACTGGCTGGTGTGCCTTATGATGGGAAATTAAAGAAAGAGGACGGAACAGGGAAGTGGTGGAATGGTTACGATCCCCAGGGTCTATATGCGCAAAATCATGCGTTAAGCCGGAATAGTGAGAAAGATCATACGGTTCATGAACAATGGCACTGGGATGTTAATACGGGTGTCAATGTTCCAACAGAATCTTACTGTAATAATTTTCGTGACCGGACGATCGAACTGATTGATAACTATAATCCCGATGTGGTGTATTTTGATGATACGGCGCTTCCATTATGGCCAATAAGTAACGTCGGACTTGAAATCGCAGCACATTATTACAACCAAAGCCAAAAATTGAATAAAGGAAAACTTCAAGCTGTTATCAATGGGAAGATACTTAACGAACAACAGCGTAAGTGTATGGTTTGGGATATTGAGCGCGGACAGAGCAATCGGATAGAACCCGAACCATGGCAAACATGTACTTGTATCGGTGCTTGGCATTACGATCGAAGGATATATGAGAATGGTCACTACAAATCTGCAAAGACAGTAATCCATATGTTAGCCGATGTAGTCAGTAAGAATGGTAACCTTCTGCTCAGCGTGCCGTTGAGAGGAGACGGCTCCATTGATGATAAGGCAAGAAAGGTCGTGGAGGGAATTGCTGATTGGATGCAGGTAAATGCAGAAGCCATCATTGGAACTAGGCCTTGGCATACTTTCGGCGAAGGCCCTGCACAGAAAGAAGCTCCAGAACTTCATGCTCAGGGATTCAATGAAGGTAAAGGCAAGCCGTTTACTCAAGAAGACATTCGTTTCACACAGAAGGGAAAAGATGTATATGCTATCGTAATGGGCTGGCCTTCAGAGCGGAAGATTAGCGTAGCTTCTTTTGCAAATAAACCAAATAGTTCGAAAGTAAATAAAGTGATCATGCTCGGCCATAAGGGCAAGATCGTCTTCTCGCAGAATGAGGCGGGCTTAGAAATCACCGTTCCGGAAACAGCGCAGATCAATGATATCGCAATCGTGTTCAAATTGTCATAA
- the tnpA gene encoding IS66 family insertion sequence element accessory protein TnpA encodes MIKIFSEQEAGQSVSEICREHGISQGTFYSWKSKYSGMEISQLKQLRKMEKEFAQYKKIVAEQTLQITVLKDVIETRTE; translated from the coding sequence ATCATCAAGATTTTTTCAGAGCAGGAAGCTGGTCAATCTGTTTCGGAGATCTGCCGTGAGCACGGAATTAGCCAAGGAACCTTCTATTCTTGGAAGAGCAAGTATTCGGGCATGGAGATTTCCCAGCTCAAGCAGCTTCGGAAAATGGAAAAAGAGTTTGCGCAGTACAAAAAGATTGTTGCCGAGCAGACTTTACAGATCACAGTTTTAAAAGACGTTATCGAAACCCGAACGGAGTGA